The segment CTGCGATTAGTTCGTAAGGGATATGTTTTGTAGATGTCCACCGAATGCAACTTTTCCCCATGTTTAATTTCGTCGGTACAATTTCTTGATAAGCCTCTTGAAACCAGTGTAACAACTCCGGATCAGCATAAATACCAAGGTGATAAAGCGCTAAATGGCGTTTTTGTGGGGAGATACTTAAAAATGGTAACGGTTCACCTGGTGTACAATGATAACCTTTTGGAAAAGTTGTGAGCGGTACACTATAGGCAATCATATTTCGATCCCGTGTCTTTTCAAATCCGTCAGGTAAATTTTCATCTACAGTTGTCATTAACTTTACAAATGCATCATGCCACTTTTCATCTATTTCAGCGATAAATTCTTCAAACATGGTGCCACCTCATTTTCGATTATTTGTACATATTTTATAGTATAACAGTAAAAAAAGGCATAGAAAAAAGCATGCTAAGTTAAACTTAACATGCCTTTGAATTAATTTAATTATTATTTTGTACCTGCCGCTTCGCTTTCAGTACAGAAATAATCAAAATTGCAAAAGTAATTTTTATTATTTCGCAGCTTGGAATTTAGCTTCTACTACATCCCAGTTTACGATGTTCCAGAAAGCACCAATATAGTCTGGACGACGGTTTTGGTAGTTTAAGTAGTAAGCGTGCTCCCAAACG is part of the Solibacillus sp. FSL K6-1523 genome and harbors:
- a CDS encoding DUF1801 domain-containing protein, with protein sequence MFEEFIAEIDEKWHDAFVKLMTTVDENLPDGFEKTRDRNMIAYSVPLTTFPKGYHCTPGEPLPFLSISPQKRHLALYHLGIYADPELLHWFQEAYQEIVPTKLNMGKSCIRWTSTKHIPYELIAELCQKMTVEKWIALYEMQLAKK